In the Drosophila takahashii strain IR98-3 E-12201 chromosome 3R, DtakHiC1v2, whole genome shotgun sequence genome, one interval contains:
- the LOC108061404 gene encoding diacylglycerol kinase eta isoform X6 — MAHLKLDTLHVQRSPRSSRRSSPSSGRSSACSSGSISPVPIIPIIAISHDGDESESESEIETEPARLFQRRMSTKCTNNLAAIIKEGFLLKHTWSFQRWRRRYFRLKRNMLFYAKDEKCDVFDDIDLSDLCYFECGIKNVNHSFQIITPTRSLVLCAESRREMEDWLGGLKTATAPQRPRGDSFLIEQHDILSNHHHWYATSHARPTYCNVCRDALSGVTSHGLSCEVCKCKVHKRCAAKSIANCKWTTLASVGKDIIEQADGIIMPHQWMEGNLPVSSMCAVCKKTCGSVLRLQDWRCLWCRATVHVACRPQMAVACPIGPAKLSVVPPTSVHSISTDDAWDVASPRGNFSPLLVFVNSKSGDNQGVKFLRRFKQLLNPAQVFDLISTGPSLGLRLFRHFEMFRILVCSGDGSVGWVLSEIDRFNMHKQCQVAVMPLGTGNDLARVLGWGSSCDDDTHLPQILERYESASTKMLDRWSIMVFEKAIPVPKTPKMSISTEQEAMLTGMVTSANHHLRFIVETNDTQTLISSTRNLCDTIDDLVVRISEHHKEDEQLAVKCDILKQKLNMLLDALQEEEIGAHSGDDLIATIRSLIARSIPLTPGSSASLLNPNISIEKTEKDQINTKERRNSRSLRSSEKEALQCRANSVKRAIYNVVEHSEPGRPKRYQRKLSITPFEALKLPTNTSGESTPCSSPLPIIPPINIISPTMETSRLTCISPLPDTRRDSVDESFFNSINLPAPRQFADSRRSSGVEVIQEIEEGANGETVYRRSRMSLTGGANIDDAGNRLSPSSDGGDNTPNERKVDFLRVPIHTGEPIVDPLSDYRPHEVFERTYYMTREMDKDKDKEKEKEVENDKEKDKCVEKEDSMPTEKLVHTCNLQVPGVVVTPNSQNVYTSASITIIDTDAQTTTEQSSSDDLGGEASDVLSAISNEECSVASEIFDKQDAGQTVGDIIQNMDASNFTHIDSPETSDETEAMPGESIMDDISSVLGHDITYALQDNTLTDDTTTLCSEHVGPPKPPRKKSLSALSRAQSHPRRRNSSPPRIARLARMDSDDNPQQFGFENIVFEIDNRCDDQKMREPPRYCSLAQFVEGNDIARQSFKQLMLEQQRSGDNDNDDPEGQQTPTNKVVNLLATTSEDELSTQTAIKIEIQDVDATVRNINSSMKANTILATSTSPTKKSGHGQDVKRITFDESCKKESFDDVNPNYPQISVVVRPPTPLRGDSIKPTVSLLPGSSGGAMAVSMGCSGMLGVRAMNASEIRRHSSHAPGLAVREFDKDKDRRHSGFNPNQLTLDPEHARFLSSSPAASRRISCGSLFKKKNQKIATKRGYGLFSVRFFVVAEPDIRLATLALIRPLIPLPNEALPNLQTLKGSKSSLFMGSTLFGFDHLTSGDKDKEDKGGKDKDKTPTEETSRKLPIINPLVRLPNWPNLSNGGGFISKCLLANADTLCAAVSPLMDPDETLLAGYHEKCVMNNYFGIGIDAKISLDFHNKREEHPEKCRSRARNYMWYGVLGSKQLLQKTCKNLEQRVQLECDGQRIPLPELQGIVILNIPSFMGGTNFWGSSKKDDIFLPPSFDDRVLEVVAVFGSVQMAASRLINLQHHRIAQCQSVQINILGDEEIPIQVDGEAWLQPPGMIRILHKNRVQMLCRNRSLELSLKSWQEKQRQHSISIQRDASSTASEHAISTDEVISERECYVLLNFIEAVSSLVKWVKFLIISHPALQHDLYEVACRASEALESIHPQGKLLEGPSLRTKLVEVIDSSRQLYDDACTLLRDRGHSLILREDLETKLSAALANMEMELKKCSVQKCIDGKLRAYFNVLAPNEESDGRRKSRPFWVRLRSGSTAGQQAFKPPLTNTREAANNWSVNEVVTWLETMQLSEYVDSFLKNDIRGKELLTLGRRDLKDLGVVKVGHVKRILQAIKDLSEN, encoded by the exons ATAATCACACCCACTCGATCTCTGGTGCTCTGCGCCGAGTCCCGCCGCGAAATGGAGGACTGGCTGGGCGGCCTGAAGACGGCGACGGCGCCGCAGAGGCCGCGTGGCGACAGCTTCCTGATCGAGCAGCACGACATCCTGTCGAACCACCACCACTGGTACGCCACCTCCCACGCCCGCCCCACCTACTGCAATGTGTGCCGCGACGCCCTGTCCGGGGTCACCTCCCACGGACTCAGCTGCGAGGTGTGCAAGTGCAAGGTGCACAAGCGGTGTGCGGCCAAGTCGATCGCCAACTGCAAGTGGACCACGCTGGCCAGCGTGGGCAAGGACATCATCGAGCAGGCGGATGGCATCATCATGCCGCACCAGTGGATGGAGGGCAACCTCCCGGTGTCCTCCATGTGCGCCGTCTGCAAGAAGACCTGCGGATCGGTGCTGAGGCTCCAGGATTGGAGGTGCCTTTGGTGCCGAGCCACCGTCCACGTGGCCTGTCGTCCCCAGATGGCGGTGGCCTGTCCCATTGGTCCCGCCAAGCTGTCCGTCGTTCCGCCGACCAGTGTCCACTCCATCAGCACCGATGACGCCTGGGATGTGGCCAGTCCCAGGGGCAACTTCTCGCCCCTTCTGGTCTTCGTGAACTCCAAGTCTGGGGACAACCAAGGAGTGAAGTTCCTGCGACGATTCAAGCAGCTGCTGAATCCTGCCCAGGTCTTCGATCTCATCTCCACGGGTCCGAGTCTGGGATTGAGGCTCTTCCGGCACTTTGAGATGTTCCGCATTCTGGTCTGTTCGGGCGACGGATCTGTGGGCTGGGTGCTCAGCGAAATCGATCGCTTCAATATGCAC AAACAATGTCAGGTGGCGGTGATGCCTTTGGGAACTGGCAACGATCTGGCCAGGGTTTTGGGCTGGGGCTCCAGCTGCGATGACGACACCCACCTGCCGCAGATCCTTGAGCGCTACGAGTCGGCCAGCACCAAGATGTTGGATCGCTGGAGCATCATGGTCTTCGAAAAGGCCATCCCCGTGCCCAAGACGCCCAAGATGTCGATCAGCACCGAGCAGGAAGCGATGCTCACTGGCATGGTGACGTCGGCCAACCACCACCTGCGCTTCATAGTGGAAACCAACGATACCCAGACCCTGATCAGCTCCACCCGGAATCTCTGCGACACCATTGACGATCTGGTGGTCCGCATCTCGGAGCACCACAAGGAGGACGAACAGCTGGCCGTCAAGTGCGACATCCTCAAGCAGAAACTCAACATGCTGCTGGATGCTCTGCAGGAGGAGGAGATTGGAGCCCACAGCGGCGACGATTTGATAGCCACCATCAGGAGTCTCATTGCGAGAAGTATTCCGCTGACACCAGGCTCCAGCGCCTCTCTGCT CAATCCAAACATATCAATCGAAAAGACGGAGAAAGACCAGATTAACACAAAGGAGCGCAGGAACAGTCGGTCCCTTCGTTCCAGCGAGAAGGAGGCTCTCCAGTGCCGTGCCAACAGCGTCAAGCGAGCCATCTACAATGTGGTGGAGCACTCGGAACCGGGACGTCCGAAACGCTATCAGCGGAAGCTATCGATCACACCGTTCGAAGCCCTGAAGTTACCCACCAACACTTCCGGGGAATCGACGCCCTGCAGCTCCCCCTTGCCAATAATCCCACCCATCAATATTATCTCGCCCACGATGGAAACGTCCCGACTTACCTGCATTTCTCCGCTGCCCGATACACGACGAGATTCCGTGGACGAGAGCTTCTTCAACAGCATCAATCTGCCGGCTCCACGGCAATTTGCGGACAGTCGAAGGAGCTCTGGAGTGGAGGTGATCCAGGAGATCGAGGAGGGTGCCAATGGGGAGACCGTCTACCGACGGAGTCGCATGTCCTTGACCGGTGGAGCCAATATCGATGATGCCGGTAATCGTTTGTCACCCAGCAGCGATGGGGGCGACAACACCCCCAACGAGCGCAAAGTCGACTTCTTGAGGGTGCCGATCCACACTGGTGAACCGATCGTTGACCCCCTATCCGACTATCGTCCCCACGAGGTCTTCGAGCGAACCTACTATATGACCCGGGAGATGGATAAGGACAAAgacaaggaaaaggaaaaagagGTGGAGAATGACAAGGAGAAGGACAAATGTGTGGAGAAGGAGGACAGCATGCCCACCGAGAAGCTGGTTCACACTTGTAACCTGCAGGTACCCGGCGTTGTCGTTACCCCCAACTCCCAAAATGTTTACACAAGCGCCAGCATAACAATCATTGATACCGATGCACAGACCACCACC GAGCAGTCCTCTTCCGACGATCTGGGTGGCGAGGCCAGCGATGTTCTTTCGGCGATTAGCAATGAGGAGTGCAGCGTGGCCTCCGAAATATTCGACAAGCAGGACGCTGGACAAACCGTGGGGGATATTATTCAG AATATGGACGCTAGCAATTTCACGCATATAGACTCCCCGGAGACCAGTGACGAAACGGAGGCCATGCCCGGCGAGAGCATCATGGACGACATCAGCTCGGTACTGGGACACGATATAACCTATGCCCTGCAGGACAACACTCTGACCGACGACACCACCACTCTCTGCTCGGAGCACGTTGGGCCACCGAAGCCCCCGCGCAAAAAGTCCTTGAGCGCCTTGAGCCGCGCCCAATCCCATCCCCGAAGGCGCAACTCCTCTCCGCCTCGAATCGCGCGATTGGCGCGAATGGACAGCGATGATAATCCCCAGCAATTCGGATTCGAGAATATCGTTTTCGAGATCGACAATCGATGTGACGACCAGAAGATGCGGGAGCCACCGCGCTACTGCAGCCTGGCGCAGTTCGTGGAAGGTAACGATATAGCGCGTCAGAGCTTCAAG CAGCTAATGCTAGAACAACAACGAAGCGGCGACAACGATAACGACGACCCCGAGGGCCAGCAAACGCCAACGAATAAAGTGGTCAATTTACTGGCCACCACCAGCGAGGACGAGCTGTCCACGCAGACGGCCATCAAAATAGAAATACAAGACGTTGATGCCACTGTGcgcaacatcaacagcagcatGAAGGCCAATACGATCTTGGCCACTTCGACATCGCCCACGAAGAAATCGGGCCATGGACAAGATGTAAAGCGCATTACTTTTGATGAGTCGTGTAAGAAAGAATCCTTTGATGATGTAAATCCCAACTATCCACAGATAAGTGTTGTTGTGAGGCCGCCGACGCCGTTGCGCGGCGACTCCATCAAGCCCACGGTCTCGCTCCTGCCGGGCTCCTCCGGCGGAGCCATGGCCGTGTCCATGGGCTGCTCCGGAATGCTGGGGGTGCGGGCCATGAACGCCTCCGAGATCAGGCGCCACTCGAGCCACGCCCCCGGTCTGGCTGTCCGCGAGTTCGACAAGGACAAGGACCGCCGGCACTCTGGCTTCAATCCCAACCAGCTGACGCTCGATCCGGAGCACGCCCGCTTCCTCAGCAGCTCGCCGGCGGCCAGCCGCAGGATCAGCTGCGGCAGCCTCTTCAAG aagaaaaaccaaaagatcGCCACGAAGCGCGGCTACGGATTGTTCAGTGTTCGGTTCTTTGTGGTGGCCGAGCCAGATATTCGCCTGGCCACCCTGGCGCTTATCAGGCCGCTGATTCCTCTG CCGAACGAAGCCCTTCCGAATCTGCAGACCCTCAAGGGCTCCAAGTCGAGCTTGTTTATGGGCTCCACTCTATTCGGCTTCGATCACTTAACCTCCGGAGACAAGGATAAGGAAGACAAGGGAGGCAAGGACAAGGATAAAACGCCCACCGAGGAGACCAGTCGCAAGCTGCCCATCATCAATCCCCTGGTGCGACTGCCCAACTGGCCAA ATCTTTCGAATGGTGGTGGCTTTATATCCAAGTGTCTCTTGGCCAATGCCGACACCCTCTGCGCCGCCGTGAGTCCCCTAATGGATCCGGATGAGACCCTTTTGGCCGGCTACCATGAGAAGTGCGTGATGAACAACTACTTTGGCATCGGTATCGATGCCAAGATCTCGCTGGACTTCCACAACAAGCGGGAGGAGCACCCGGAAAAATGTCGCTCCCGGGCTCGCAATTACATGTGGTATGGCGTACTGGGATCCAAGCAGCTCCTGCAGAAGACCTGCAAGAATCTGGAGCAGCGGGTGCAGCTGGAGTGCGATGGTCAGAGAATTCCGCTGCCGGAACTGCAGGGAATCGTGATCCTGAACATACCCAGCTTCATGGGAGGCACCAATTTCTGGGGCAGCAGCAAGAAAGATGACATATTTCTGCCGCCCAGCTTCGATGATCGCGTCCTCGAAGTGGTGGCCGTCTTTGGATCCGTCCAGATGGCCGCCTCGCGACTGATCAATCTGCAACATCATCGGATCGCCCAGTGCCAGAGCGTGCAGATCAACATCCTGGGCGACGAGGAGATACCCATCCAGGTGGACGGCGAGGCCTGGCTGCAGCCTCCGGGAATGATCCGCATCCTGCACAAGAACCGAGTGCAGATGTTGTGCCGGAACAGGAGTTTGGAGCTTTCGCTGAAGAGCTGGCAGGAGAAGCAGCGCCAGCACAGCATCTCCATCCAAAGGGACGCATCTTCGACAGCTTCGGAGCACGCCATCTCCACGGACGAGGTGATCTCCGAACGGGAATGCTACGTGCTCCTCAACTTCATCGAGGCCGTTAGCTCGCTGGTCAAGTGGGTCAAGTTCCTGATTATCTCGCATCCAGCTCTGCAGCACGATCTCTACGAGGTGGCCTGTCGGGCCAGCGAGGCCCTGGAGTCCATCCATCCGCAGGGCAAGCTACTCGAAGGTCCTTCACTGCGCACCAAGTTGGTGGAGGTCATCGACTCTTCGCGACAGCTGTACGACGATGCCTGCACCCTGCTCCGCGATCGAGGCCACAGTTTGATTCTCCGCGAGGATCTGGAGACAAAGCTCAGCGCGGCGTTGGCCAACATGGAGATGGAACTGAAGAAGTGCTCCGTGCAGAAGTGCATCGACGGCAAGCTAAGGGCCTACTTTAAtgttttggcgcccaacgaggAG TCCGATGGCCGCCGAAAGTCGCGACCCTTCTGGGTGAGACTACGCTCCGGCTCAACCGCCGGGCAGCAGGCGTTTAAGCCACCTTTGACCAACACTCGCGAGGCGGCCAACAACTGGAGCGTGAACGAAGTGGTCACCTGGCTGGAAACGATGCAGCTGTCCGAGTACGTGGACAGCTTCCTAAAGAACGACATTCGCGGCAAGGAGCTGCTCACGCTGGGGAGGCGCGATCTCAAGGATCTGGGCGTGGTCAAAGTGGGCCACGTCAAGCGAATACTGCAGGCCATCAAGGATCTCAGCGAGAACTAG
- the LOC108061404 gene encoding diacylglycerol kinase eta isoform X7 → MAHLKLDTLHVQRSPRSSRRSSPSSGRSSACSSGSISPVPIIPIIAISHDGDESESESEIETEPARLFQRRMSTKCTNNLAAIIKEGFLLKHTWSFQRWRRRYFRLKRNMLFYAKDEKCDVFDDIDLSDLCYFECGIKNVNHSFQIITPTRSLVLCAESRREMEDWLGGLKTATAPQRPRGDSFLIEQHDILSNHHHWYATSHARPTYCNVCRDALSGVTSHGLSCEVCKCKVHKRCAAKSIANCKWTTLASVGKDIIEQADGIIMPHQWMEGNLPVSSMCAVCKKTCGSVLRLQDWRCLWCRATVHVACRPQMAVACPIGPAKLSVVPPTSVHSISTDDAWDVASPRGNFSPLLVFVNSKSGDNQGVKFLRRFKQLLNPAQVFDLISTGPSLGLRLFRHFEMFRILVCSGDGSVGWVLSEIDRFNMHKQCQVAVMPLGTGNDLARVLGWGSSCDDDTHLPQILERYESASTKMLDRWSIMVFEKAIPVPKTPKMSISTEQEAMLTGMVTSANHHLRFIVETNDTQTLISSTRNLCDTIDDLVVRISEHHKEDEQLAVKCDILKQKLNMLLDALQEEEIGAHSGDDLIATIRSLIARSIPLTPGSSASLLNPNISIEKTEKDQINTKERRNSRSLRSSEKEALQCRANSVKRAIYNVVEHSEPGRPKRYQRKLSITPFEALKLPTNTSGESTPCSSPLPIIPPINIISPTMETSRLTCISPLPDTRRDSVDESFFNSINLPAPRQFADSRRSSGVEVIQEIEEGANGETVYRRSRMSLTGGANIDDAGNRLSPSSDGGDNTPNERKVDFLRVPIHTGEPIVDPLSDYRPHEVFERTYYMTREMDKDKDKEKEKEVENDKEKDKCVEKEDSMPTEKLVHTCNLQVPGVVVTPNSQNVYTSASITIIDTDAQTTTEQSSSDDLGGEASDVLSAISNEECSVASEIFDKQDAGQTVGDIIQNMDASNFTHIDSPETSDETEAMPGESIMDDISSVLGHDITYALQDNTLTDDTTTLCSEHVGPPKPPRKKSLSALSRAQSHPRRRNSSPPRIARLARMDSDDNPQQFGFENIVFEIDNRCDDQKMREPPRYCSLAQFVEGNDIARQSFKRPKKRISLKKLKPTTTTEIVSQQQLMLEQQRSGDNDNDDPEGQQTPTNKVVNLLATTSEDELSTQTAIKIEIQDVDATVRNINSSMKANTILATSTSPTKKSGHGQDVKRITFDESCKKESFDDVNPNYPQISVVVRPPTPLRGDSIKPTVSLLPGSSGGAMAVSMGCSGMLGVRAMNASEIRRHSSHAPGLAVREFDKDKDRRHSGFNPNQLTLDPEHARFLSSSPAASRRISCGSLFKPNEALPNLQTLKGSKSSLFMGSTLFGFDHLTSGDKDKEDKGGKDKDKTPTEETSRKLPIINPLVRLPNWPNLSNGGGFISKCLLANADTLCAAVSPLMDPDETLLAGYHEKCVMNNYFGIGIDAKISLDFHNKREEHPEKCRSRARNYMWYGVLGSKQLLQKTCKNLEQRVQLECDGQRIPLPELQGIVILNIPSFMGGTNFWGSSKKDDIFLPPSFDDRVLEVVAVFGSVQMAASRLINLQHHRIAQCQSVQINILGDEEIPIQVDGEAWLQPPGMIRILHKNRVQMLCRNRSLELSLKSWQEKQRQHSISIQRDASSTASEHAISTDEVISERECYVLLNFIEAVSSLVKWVKFLIISHPALQHDLYEVACRASEALESIHPQGKLLEGPSLRTKLVEVIDSSRQLYDDACTLLRDRGHSLILREDLETKLSAALANMEMELKKCSVQKCIDGKLRAYFNVLAPNEESDGRRKSRPFWVRLRSGSTAGQQAFKPPLTNTREAANNWSVNEVVTWLETMQLSEYVDSFLKNDIRGKELLTLGRRDLKDLGVVKVGHVKRILQAIKDLSEN, encoded by the exons ATAATCACACCCACTCGATCTCTGGTGCTCTGCGCCGAGTCCCGCCGCGAAATGGAGGACTGGCTGGGCGGCCTGAAGACGGCGACGGCGCCGCAGAGGCCGCGTGGCGACAGCTTCCTGATCGAGCAGCACGACATCCTGTCGAACCACCACCACTGGTACGCCACCTCCCACGCCCGCCCCACCTACTGCAATGTGTGCCGCGACGCCCTGTCCGGGGTCACCTCCCACGGACTCAGCTGCGAGGTGTGCAAGTGCAAGGTGCACAAGCGGTGTGCGGCCAAGTCGATCGCCAACTGCAAGTGGACCACGCTGGCCAGCGTGGGCAAGGACATCATCGAGCAGGCGGATGGCATCATCATGCCGCACCAGTGGATGGAGGGCAACCTCCCGGTGTCCTCCATGTGCGCCGTCTGCAAGAAGACCTGCGGATCGGTGCTGAGGCTCCAGGATTGGAGGTGCCTTTGGTGCCGAGCCACCGTCCACGTGGCCTGTCGTCCCCAGATGGCGGTGGCCTGTCCCATTGGTCCCGCCAAGCTGTCCGTCGTTCCGCCGACCAGTGTCCACTCCATCAGCACCGATGACGCCTGGGATGTGGCCAGTCCCAGGGGCAACTTCTCGCCCCTTCTGGTCTTCGTGAACTCCAAGTCTGGGGACAACCAAGGAGTGAAGTTCCTGCGACGATTCAAGCAGCTGCTGAATCCTGCCCAGGTCTTCGATCTCATCTCCACGGGTCCGAGTCTGGGATTGAGGCTCTTCCGGCACTTTGAGATGTTCCGCATTCTGGTCTGTTCGGGCGACGGATCTGTGGGCTGGGTGCTCAGCGAAATCGATCGCTTCAATATGCAC AAACAATGTCAGGTGGCGGTGATGCCTTTGGGAACTGGCAACGATCTGGCCAGGGTTTTGGGCTGGGGCTCCAGCTGCGATGACGACACCCACCTGCCGCAGATCCTTGAGCGCTACGAGTCGGCCAGCACCAAGATGTTGGATCGCTGGAGCATCATGGTCTTCGAAAAGGCCATCCCCGTGCCCAAGACGCCCAAGATGTCGATCAGCACCGAGCAGGAAGCGATGCTCACTGGCATGGTGACGTCGGCCAACCACCACCTGCGCTTCATAGTGGAAACCAACGATACCCAGACCCTGATCAGCTCCACCCGGAATCTCTGCGACACCATTGACGATCTGGTGGTCCGCATCTCGGAGCACCACAAGGAGGACGAACAGCTGGCCGTCAAGTGCGACATCCTCAAGCAGAAACTCAACATGCTGCTGGATGCTCTGCAGGAGGAGGAGATTGGAGCCCACAGCGGCGACGATTTGATAGCCACCATCAGGAGTCTCATTGCGAGAAGTATTCCGCTGACACCAGGCTCCAGCGCCTCTCTGCT CAATCCAAACATATCAATCGAAAAGACGGAGAAAGACCAGATTAACACAAAGGAGCGCAGGAACAGTCGGTCCCTTCGTTCCAGCGAGAAGGAGGCTCTCCAGTGCCGTGCCAACAGCGTCAAGCGAGCCATCTACAATGTGGTGGAGCACTCGGAACCGGGACGTCCGAAACGCTATCAGCGGAAGCTATCGATCACACCGTTCGAAGCCCTGAAGTTACCCACCAACACTTCCGGGGAATCGACGCCCTGCAGCTCCCCCTTGCCAATAATCCCACCCATCAATATTATCTCGCCCACGATGGAAACGTCCCGACTTACCTGCATTTCTCCGCTGCCCGATACACGACGAGATTCCGTGGACGAGAGCTTCTTCAACAGCATCAATCTGCCGGCTCCACGGCAATTTGCGGACAGTCGAAGGAGCTCTGGAGTGGAGGTGATCCAGGAGATCGAGGAGGGTGCCAATGGGGAGACCGTCTACCGACGGAGTCGCATGTCCTTGACCGGTGGAGCCAATATCGATGATGCCGGTAATCGTTTGTCACCCAGCAGCGATGGGGGCGACAACACCCCCAACGAGCGCAAAGTCGACTTCTTGAGGGTGCCGATCCACACTGGTGAACCGATCGTTGACCCCCTATCCGACTATCGTCCCCACGAGGTCTTCGAGCGAACCTACTATATGACCCGGGAGATGGATAAGGACAAAgacaaggaaaaggaaaaagagGTGGAGAATGACAAGGAGAAGGACAAATGTGTGGAGAAGGAGGACAGCATGCCCACCGAGAAGCTGGTTCACACTTGTAACCTGCAGGTACCCGGCGTTGTCGTTACCCCCAACTCCCAAAATGTTTACACAAGCGCCAGCATAACAATCATTGATACCGATGCACAGACCACCACC GAGCAGTCCTCTTCCGACGATCTGGGTGGCGAGGCCAGCGATGTTCTTTCGGCGATTAGCAATGAGGAGTGCAGCGTGGCCTCCGAAATATTCGACAAGCAGGACGCTGGACAAACCGTGGGGGATATTATTCAG AATATGGACGCTAGCAATTTCACGCATATAGACTCCCCGGAGACCAGTGACGAAACGGAGGCCATGCCCGGCGAGAGCATCATGGACGACATCAGCTCGGTACTGGGACACGATATAACCTATGCCCTGCAGGACAACACTCTGACCGACGACACCACCACTCTCTGCTCGGAGCACGTTGGGCCACCGAAGCCCCCGCGCAAAAAGTCCTTGAGCGCCTTGAGCCGCGCCCAATCCCATCCCCGAAGGCGCAACTCCTCTCCGCCTCGAATCGCGCGATTGGCGCGAATGGACAGCGATGATAATCCCCAGCAATTCGGATTCGAGAATATCGTTTTCGAGATCGACAATCGATGTGACGACCAGAAGATGCGGGAGCCACCGCGCTACTGCAGCCTGGCGCAGTTCGTGGAAGGTAACGATATAGCGCGTCAGAGCTTCAAG CGTCCCAAAAAGCGCATCTCACTGAAAAAACTCAAACCCACTACAACCACTGAAATCGTATCTCAACAGCAGCTAATGCTAGAACAACAACGAAGCGGCGACAACGATAACGACGACCCCGAGGGCCAGCAAACGCCAACGAATAAAGTGGTCAATTTACTGGCCACCACCAGCGAGGACGAGCTGTCCACGCAGACGGCCATCAAAATAGAAATACAAGACGTTGATGCCACTGTGcgcaacatcaacagcagcatGAAGGCCAATACGATCTTGGCCACTTCGACATCGCCCACGAAGAAATCGGGCCATGGACAAGATGTAAAGCGCATTACTTTTGATGAGTCGTGTAAGAAAGAATCCTTTGATGATGTAAATCCCAACTATCCACAGATAAGTGTTGTTGTGAGGCCGCCGACGCCGTTGCGCGGCGACTCCATCAAGCCCACGGTCTCGCTCCTGCCGGGCTCCTCCGGCGGAGCCATGGCCGTGTCCATGGGCTGCTCCGGAATGCTGGGGGTGCGGGCCATGAACGCCTCCGAGATCAGGCGCCACTCGAGCCACGCCCCCGGTCTGGCTGTCCGCGAGTTCGACAAGGACAAGGACCGCCGGCACTCTGGCTTCAATCCCAACCAGCTGACGCTCGATCCGGAGCACGCCCGCTTCCTCAGCAGCTCGCCGGCGGCCAGCCGCAGGATCAGCTGCGGCAGCCTCTTCAAG CCGAACGAAGCCCTTCCGAATCTGCAGACCCTCAAGGGCTCCAAGTCGAGCTTGTTTATGGGCTCCACTCTATTCGGCTTCGATCACTTAACCTCCGGAGACAAGGATAAGGAAGACAAGGGAGGCAAGGACAAGGATAAAACGCCCACCGAGGAGACCAGTCGCAAGCTGCCCATCATCAATCCCCTGGTGCGACTGCCCAACTGGCCAA ATCTTTCGAATGGTGGTGGCTTTATATCCAAGTGTCTCTTGGCCAATGCCGACACCCTCTGCGCCGCCGTGAGTCCCCTAATGGATCCGGATGAGACCCTTTTGGCCGGCTACCATGAGAAGTGCGTGATGAACAACTACTTTGGCATCGGTATCGATGCCAAGATCTCGCTGGACTTCCACAACAAGCGGGAGGAGCACCCGGAAAAATGTCGCTCCCGGGCTCGCAATTACATGTGGTATGGCGTACTGGGATCCAAGCAGCTCCTGCAGAAGACCTGCAAGAATCTGGAGCAGCGGGTGCAGCTGGAGTGCGATGGTCAGAGAATTCCGCTGCCGGAACTGCAGGGAATCGTGATCCTGAACATACCCAGCTTCATGGGAGGCACCAATTTCTGGGGCAGCAGCAAGAAAGATGACATATTTCTGCCGCCCAGCTTCGATGATCGCGTCCTCGAAGTGGTGGCCGTCTTTGGATCCGTCCAGATGGCCGCCTCGCGACTGATCAATCTGCAACATCATCGGATCGCCCAGTGCCAGAGCGTGCAGATCAACATCCTGGGCGACGAGGAGATACCCATCCAGGTGGACGGCGAGGCCTGGCTGCAGCCTCCGGGAATGATCCGCATCCTGCACAAGAACCGAGTGCAGATGTTGTGCCGGAACAGGAGTTTGGAGCTTTCGCTGAAGAGCTGGCAGGAGAAGCAGCGCCAGCACAGCATCTCCATCCAAAGGGACGCATCTTCGACAGCTTCGGAGCACGCCATCTCCACGGACGAGGTGATCTCCGAACGGGAATGCTACGTGCTCCTCAACTTCATCGAGGCCGTTAGCTCGCTGGTCAAGTGGGTCAAGTTCCTGATTATCTCGCATCCAGCTCTGCAGCACGATCTCTACGAGGTGGCCTGTCGGGCCAGCGAGGCCCTGGAGTCCATCCATCCGCAGGGCAAGCTACTCGAAGGTCCTTCACTGCGCACCAAGTTGGTGGAGGTCATCGACTCTTCGCGACAGCTGTACGACGATGCCTGCACCCTGCTCCGCGATCGAGGCCACAGTTTGATTCTCCGCGAGGATCTGGAGACAAAGCTCAGCGCGGCGTTGGCCAACATGGAGATGGAACTGAAGAAGTGCTCCGTGCAGAAGTGCATCGACGGCAAGCTAAGGGCCTACTTTAAtgttttggcgcccaacgaggAG TCCGATGGCCGCCGAAAGTCGCGACCCTTCTGGGTGAGACTACGCTCCGGCTCAACCGCCGGGCAGCAGGCGTTTAAGCCACCTTTGACCAACACTCGCGAGGCGGCCAACAACTGGAGCGTGAACGAAGTGGTCACCTGGCTGGAAACGATGCAGCTGTCCGAGTACGTGGACAGCTTCCTAAAGAACGACATTCGCGGCAAGGAGCTGCTCACGCTGGGGAGGCGCGATCTCAAGGATCTGGGCGTGGTCAAAGTGGGCCACGTCAAGCGAATACTGCAGGCCATCAAGGATCTCAGCGAGAACTAG